A region of Marnyiella aurantia DNA encodes the following proteins:
- a CDS encoding NAD(P)/FAD-dependent oxidoreductase, producing METREKIVIVGGGFAGLQLARSLNNKNKKVFMIDKVNHHMFQPLFYQVACGRIEPSNISFPFRKIFQRSRNIQYRMTEVQRIVPEQNKIITEDSEFTYDKLVIATGCKTNFFGNAEMEKLAFGMKNTQEAIAIRNHVLLTFEKLIIERKRSDDGNWNIVIVGSGPTGVELAGAFSEMKREILPRDYPHMNFDNLNIILVSSTETPLSNMSDESQKMSEKYLHELGVIFMKGEIVTAYDGDRVLLANGKEIPANNVIWAAGVTGNIIDGLSENQILRNRYTVDRYNRVKGTENIFAIGDIAHMETPKYPQGHPQVANVAINQGKNLARNLLKKNESDWVEYEYVDQGSMATIGKHRAVVDLPRFKFQGFLAWYFWMFLHLMLILSVRNKLAIFFNWMWSYVNKDSSLRLIIVPNKKNITEQ from the coding sequence GCGGTGGGTTTGCAGGCCTTCAGCTTGCCAGGTCGCTTAACAATAAGAACAAAAAAGTGTTTATGATTGATAAGGTAAATCATCATATGTTTCAGCCGCTTTTCTATCAGGTAGCATGCGGACGGATTGAGCCCAGTAATATTTCGTTTCCGTTCCGGAAGATTTTCCAGCGTTCAAGGAATATCCAGTACCGGATGACCGAGGTGCAGCGCATCGTACCGGAACAGAATAAGATCATTACCGAAGATTCCGAATTTACGTACGATAAACTGGTGATCGCCACAGGCTGCAAGACCAATTTTTTTGGAAATGCCGAGATGGAGAAACTAGCCTTCGGCATGAAGAATACGCAGGAAGCCATCGCCATTCGTAACCATGTACTTCTCACCTTCGAAAAACTGATTATCGAAAGAAAACGCAGTGACGACGGTAACTGGAATATTGTGATAGTAGGCAGTGGGCCTACAGGTGTAGAATTAGCCGGTGCCTTTTCCGAAATGAAACGTGAGATCCTGCCGCGCGACTATCCTCACATGAATTTTGACAATCTGAATATCATTTTGGTGAGCTCTACGGAAACCCCTTTGTCTAATATGAGTGATGAATCCCAGAAAATGTCAGAAAAGTACCTTCATGAGTTGGGCGTCATTTTTATGAAAGGCGAGATTGTAACAGCATATGACGGAGACCGTGTGTTGCTGGCCAACGGTAAAGAGATACCCGCTAACAACGTAATCTGGGCGGCCGGTGTTACGGGCAATATTATAGATGGATTAAGCGAGAACCAGATTTTGCGCAACCGGTATACTGTAGACCGATATAATAGGGTGAAGGGGACAGAAAATATTTTTGCCATTGGCGATATCGCCCATATGGAAACTCCAAAATATCCGCAGGGACACCCCCAGGTGGCTAATGTGGCTATTAATCAGGGAAAAAACCTGGCTCGCAACCTACTTAAGAAAAATGAATCGGATTGGGTAGAGTACGAGTATGTTGATCAAGGAAGTATGGCTACGATAGGTAAGCACCGTGCGGTAGTGGATCTGCCCAGATTCAAATTTCAGGGTTTCCTGGCTTGGTACTTCTGGATGTTCCTGCACCTGATGCTTATTCTTTCGGTACGGAATAAACTGGCAATTTTCTTTAACTGGATGTGGAGTTATGTGAATAAAGATTCATCTTTGCGCCTTATAATCGTTCCAAACAAAAAAAATATCACTGAACAATGA
- the trmD gene encoding tRNA (guanosine(37)-N1)-methyltransferase TrmD: MRIDIISVLPELMESPFQTSILKRALQKGLAEVHFHQLRNWSVGKHRKVDDEPYGGGAGMVMLVEPLDLCISELKAQRDYDEVIYLTPDGETLNQRMANSLSIKKNLIFLCGHYKGIDQRVRDLHITKEISIGDYVLTGGELAACVLADSVIRLLPGVLNDEQSALTDTFQDNLLSPPIYTRPEEYKGLKVPEILLSGHFGKIEEWRHDEALRITQERRPDLLQD; this comes from the coding sequence ATGAGAATTGACATCATAAGTGTGCTGCCCGAACTTATGGAAAGCCCCTTTCAGACTTCAATCCTGAAAAGAGCACTGCAGAAAGGACTCGCCGAGGTACACTTTCATCAGCTGCGTAACTGGAGTGTGGGCAAACACCGCAAAGTGGATGATGAACCTTATGGCGGCGGTGCCGGTATGGTAATGTTGGTGGAGCCTCTGGACCTTTGTATTTCTGAGCTGAAGGCCCAGCGTGACTATGATGAGGTAATTTATCTGACCCCCGATGGTGAGACCCTGAACCAGAGAATGGCAAATTCGCTCTCAATAAAAAAGAACCTCATTTTTTTATGCGGCCATTATAAAGGAATAGACCAGCGTGTCCGCGACCTTCATATTACAAAAGAAATTTCAATAGGCGATTATGTACTTACCGGAGGCGAACTTGCTGCCTGTGTACTCGCCGATTCTGTAATCCGGCTTCTGCCGGGAGTGCTCAATGATGAACAGAGCGCGCTAACTGACACTTTCCAGGATAACCTGCTTTCGCCACCAATTTATACAAGACCTGAAGAATATAAAGGTTTGAAAGTGCCTGAAATTCTGCTGAGCGGTCATTTTGGTAAAATTGAAGAATGGCGCCATGATGAGGCCTTGCGGATTACCCAGGAAAGACGTCCGGATTTACTTCAGGATTAA